The following coding sequences lie in one Flavobacteriales bacterium genomic window:
- the lpdA gene encoding dihydrolipoyl dehydrogenase: MSYDVIVVGSGPGGYVAAIRASQLGLKTAVIEKAELGGICLNWGCIPTKALLKSANVFEYINHAADYGITVKSADADFPAIVKRSRDVASGMSNGIQFLMKKNKIDVIKGSAMLKKGQKVAVEGDDKKVTEYEGKHIIIATGARSRVLPNLPQDGKKIIGYREALVLPKLPKKMVVVGSGAIGSEFAYFYNAMGVEVTLIEFLPNIVPLEDEEVSKQLERSFKKAGINVMTNSSVESVDTKGTGCKVLVKTKKGDETIECDVVLSAVGIKRNIENIGLEEVGIVVDKDIIVTNDFYQTNIPGYYAIGDVTKGHALAHVASAEGIICVEKIAGMHVDALDYGNIPGCTYCSPEVASVGMTEKMAVEKGYEIKVGKFPFSASGKASAAGHKDGFVKLIFDAKYGELLGGHLIGANVTEMVAELVAIRKLETTGHELIKTVHPHPTMSEAIMEAAAAAYGEVIHM, from the coding sequence AGCAGAATTAGGCGGTATATGTTTAAATTGGGGATGTATTCCAACTAAAGCACTATTAAAAAGTGCTAATGTTTTTGAGTACATCAATCATGCTGCAGATTATGGTATTACAGTAAAAAGTGCTGATGCAGATTTTCCTGCAATTGTTAAAAGAAGTAGAGATGTTGCATCTGGTATGAGTAATGGTATTCAATTTTTAATGAAAAAAAATAAAATTGATGTAATTAAAGGTAGTGCAATGCTTAAAAAAGGGCAAAAAGTTGCAGTAGAAGGTGATGATAAAAAAGTTACTGAGTACGAAGGTAAACACATTATTATTGCTACAGGTGCTCGTTCTAGAGTGTTGCCGAATTTGCCACAAGACGGAAAAAAAATAATTGGATACAGAGAAGCATTAGTGTTACCAAAGTTACCAAAGAAAATGGTGGTAGTAGGTTCAGGGGCTATTGGTTCTGAGTTTGCTTACTTTTATAATGCAATGGGTGTTGAAGTAACTTTAATCGAATTTTTACCAAACATTGTTCCTTTAGAGGATGAAGAAGTTTCTAAACAATTAGAACGTTCGTTCAAAAAAGCTGGAATTAATGTTATGACCAATTCATCTGTTGAAAGTGTAGATACAAAAGGAACTGGATGTAAAGTATTGGTAAAGACCAAAAAAGGTGATGAAACTATTGAATGTGATGTTGTTTTATCTGCTGTAGGTATCAAAAGAAACATTGAAAATATTGGTTTAGAAGAAGTTGGTATTGTTGTAGACAAAGATATTATTGTAACCAACGATTTCTACCAAACCAACATACCAGGTTATTATGCAATTGGTGATGTAACCAAAGGACATGCTTTAGCACACGTAGCTTCAGCTGAAGGTATTATTTGTGTAGAGAAAATTGCAGGAATGCATGTTGATGCGTTGGATTATGGAAACATACCAGGTTGTACTTATTGCTCACCAGAAGTTGCTTCTGTGGGTATGACAGAAAAAATGGCGGTAGAAAAAGGTTATGAAATTAAAGTAGGTAAATTCCCATTTTCAGCATCAGGTAAAGCAAGTGCTGCTGGACATAAAGATGGGTTTGTAAAACTTATTTTTGATGCAAAATATGGCGAATTACTAGGTGGTCACTTAATTGGTGCTAATGTTACCGAAATGGTGGCTGAATTAGTGGCTATTCGTAAGTTAGAAACTACGGGTCACGAATTAATTAAAACAGTTCATCCTCACCCAACCATGAGCGAAGCTATAATGGAAGCTGCTGCTGCTGCTTATGGTGAAGTGATTCACATGTAA
- the asnB gene encoding asparagine synthase (glutamine-hydrolyzing), protein MCGIIGIISQNNQELGKIGVATQTLSKRGPDNQSTQLFDGLALGHARLSIIDTTEAANQPFLDVSGRYTIVFNGEIFNFKELKEDLIKQGVTFKTNSDTEVLLYLYIKHQQKCLEMLNGFFAFAIFDKQNNSLFVARDRMGIKPLLYYFDGTTFIFASELKAIVKFKIDKTVDSTSLFNYLQFNYIPTHDSIFKQVKKLQPAHFIFIADITSTITVSETQYFSIPTEEIIPSSSNYEKAKTELVNLLEDSVQKRLIADVPIGTFLSGGVDSSIISLLAKRHKSDLNTFSIGYKDEPFFDETRYATAVAKKIGSNHHCFSLTNNDLYEHLNDILDYIDEPFADSSAIAVYLLSKYTKQHVTVALSGDGADEIFSGYNKHAAEFKVRNSGFKESLIKGGYPIWKTLPKSRNNAITNVNRQLYKFSQGAKLSNKERYWLWASIQPEKVVEELLSVNYNQQECSSRKEQLLKSIQNNGSFNDVLFTDTKMVLVNDMLRKVDAMSMANSLEVRTPFLDYRVVNFAFSLPVEFKINGQMKKRILQDAFRNELPEEVYNRPKHGFEVPLLSWFRNELKSTIEDDLLGDNFIQEQGVFNLSAIKQLKKQLFSQNPNDSGATIWAIIVFNTWWKKYMMS, encoded by the coding sequence ATGTGTGGAATAATAGGAATCATTTCTCAAAACAACCAAGAGCTTGGTAAAATTGGTGTTGCCACACAAACTTTATCCAAAAGAGGACCAGATAATCAAAGTACACAGCTTTTTGATGGATTGGCTTTAGGTCATGCTCGGCTTTCAATTATTGATACTACTGAAGCTGCAAACCAACCATTTTTGGATGTTAGTGGTCGATACACCATTGTTTTTAATGGTGAAATATTTAATTTCAAAGAGCTTAAAGAAGATTTAATAAAACAAGGTGTAACGTTTAAAACCAATAGCGACACAGAAGTACTGTTGTATTTGTATATCAAACATCAACAGAAATGCTTAGAAATGCTCAATGGTTTTTTTGCTTTTGCCATTTTCGATAAACAAAACAACTCCTTGTTTGTTGCTCGCGACCGAATGGGGATAAAACCATTGCTGTATTATTTTGATGGCACTACTTTTATATTTGCATCAGAATTAAAAGCTATTGTAAAATTTAAAATCGATAAAACAGTTGATAGCACGAGTTTGTTTAACTATTTACAATTCAACTATATTCCAACACACGATTCTATTTTTAAACAAGTAAAAAAACTCCAACCAGCTCATTTTATTTTTATTGCTGATATTACAAGCACAATTACTGTTTCGGAAACCCAATATTTTTCAATTCCGACTGAGGAAATAATACCTTCTTCAAGCAATTACGAAAAAGCGAAAACGGAGTTGGTTAATTTATTGGAAGATTCGGTTCAAAAAAGATTAATTGCTGATGTGCCTATTGGGACTTTTTTAAGTGGAGGAGTGGATTCTTCTATTATAAGTTTGTTAGCAAAACGACATAAATCCGATTTAAATACCTTCTCGATTGGTTATAAAGACGAACCTTTTTTTGATGAAACTAGATATGCAACTGCTGTTGCCAAAAAAATTGGGAGTAATCATCATTGCTTTTCGCTTACCAACAACGATTTGTACGAACATTTAAATGATATTTTAGATTATATCGACGAGCCATTTGCCGATTCATCAGCCATTGCAGTTTATTTGTTGAGTAAATACACTAAGCAACATGTTACTGTTGCTTTGTCGGGAGATGGTGCTGATGAGATTTTTTCGGGATACAACAAACATGCTGCAGAATTTAAGGTTAGAAATAGCGGTTTTAAAGAGTCCTTAATTAAAGGAGGTTACCCGATTTGGAAAACATTACCTAAATCAAGAAATAATGCGATTACCAATGTAAATAGGCAGTTGTACAAATTTAGTCAAGGAGCTAAATTATCGAATAAAGAACGCTATTGGCTTTGGGCATCTATACAACCTGAAAAGGTTGTTGAAGAATTGCTTTCTGTTAATTACAATCAGCAAGAATGCAGCTCAAGAAAAGAACAGCTTTTAAAATCTATACAAAACAACGGTAGTTTTAACGATGTATTATTTACGGATACAAAAATGGTATTGGTAAATGATATGCTTCGAAAAGTTGACGCCATGAGTATGGCAAATAGTTTAGAAGTGAGAACGCCGTTTTTGGATTATCGAGTGGTAAATTTTGCTTTTTCTTTACCTGTTGAGTTTAAAATAAATGGGCAAATGAAAAAAAGAATTTTACAAGATGCTTTTAGAAATGAATTGCCAGAGGAAGTTTACAACCGTCCCAAACATGGGTTTGAGGTACCCTTATTATCTTGGTTTAGAAACGAATTAAAATCGACGATTGAGGATGATTTATTGGGTGATAATTTTATTCAAGAACAAGGAGTTTTTAATTTATCTGCGATAAAACAATTAAAAAAACAACTTTTTTCTCAAAATCCTAATGATAGTGGGGCAACCATTTGGGCAATAATTGTGTTTAATACGTGGTGGAAAAAGTATATGATGAGCTAA